In Nicotiana tabacum cultivar K326 chromosome 11, ASM71507v2, whole genome shotgun sequence, a single window of DNA contains:
- the LOC107798925 gene encoding RPM1-interacting protein 4-like isoform X3, with translation MAQGSHVPKFGNWDGDNVPYTTYFENARKGKGGKMINPNDPEENPEAFAYRGYEDASINVSPVKTHLVETPQYNYGHCRNLSGVEDKSISGYSVNQPTVSRRTSDAKKNKNDRGNIFVPPSPNRLKNSRNSSDDLSYYSSASVPKFGAWDEKDPKSGEGFTVIFNKVKEEKQIAAAKFPIVQPQPNMPSSHKRNAKSKMFCCLF, from the exons ATGGCT CAGGGATCACATGTTCCTAAGTTCGGAAACTGGGATGGTGACAATGTGCCATACACAACGTATTTTGAGAATGCGCGCAAAGGAAAAGGCGGTAAGATGATAAATCCAAATGATCCTGAGGAGAATCCAGAGGCTTTTGCATATAGAGGATATGAAGATGCTAGTATTAATGTTTCTCCTGTGAAAACTCATTTAGTCGAAACGCCTCAGTACAATTATGGTCATTGCAGAAATCTTTCTGGTGTTGAAGATAAGAGTATTTCTGGTTATTCAGTTAACCAGCCAACTGTTAGTCGCAGAACATCTGATGCTAAGAAGAACAAGAATGATCGCGGCAATATATTCGTTCCACCTAGTCCAAATAGACTGAAAAATAGTAGAAATTCATCTGATGATCTT TCTTATTATTCATCGGCATCAGTACCAAAATTTGGGGCATGGGATGAGAAAGATCCCAAATCTGGAGAAGGATTTACAGTAATTTTCAACAAAGTAAAAGAGGAAAAGCAAATAGCAGCTGCTAAGTTCCCTATTGTGCAGCCACAACCAAACATGCCTTCCTCACATAAAAGAAATGCTAAATCAAAG ATGTTTTGCTGCCTCTTTTGA
- the LOC107798925 gene encoding RPM1-interacting protein 4-like isoform X1, with the protein MAQGSHVPKFGNWDGDNVPYTTYFENARKGKGGKMINPNDPEENPEAFAYRGYEDASINVSPVKTHLVETPQYNYGHCRNLSGVEDKSISGYSVNQPTVSRRTSDAKKNKNDRGNIFVPPSPNRLKNSRNSSDDLSYYSSASVPKFGAWDEKDPKSGEGFTVIFNKVKEEKQIAAAKFPIVQPQPNMPSSHKRNAKSKVCLILANVNTHRLRSRFLKTEQIYLENRR; encoded by the exons ATGGCT CAGGGATCACATGTTCCTAAGTTCGGAAACTGGGATGGTGACAATGTGCCATACACAACGTATTTTGAGAATGCGCGCAAAGGAAAAGGCGGTAAGATGATAAATCCAAATGATCCTGAGGAGAATCCAGAGGCTTTTGCATATAGAGGATATGAAGATGCTAGTATTAATGTTTCTCCTGTGAAAACTCATTTAGTCGAAACGCCTCAGTACAATTATGGTCATTGCAGAAATCTTTCTGGTGTTGAAGATAAGAGTATTTCTGGTTATTCAGTTAACCAGCCAACTGTTAGTCGCAGAACATCTGATGCTAAGAAGAACAAGAATGATCGCGGCAATATATTCGTTCCACCTAGTCCAAATAGACTGAAAAATAGTAGAAATTCATCTGATGATCTT TCTTATTATTCATCGGCATCAGTACCAAAATTTGGGGCATGGGATGAGAAAGATCCCAAATCTGGAGAAGGATTTACAGTAATTTTCAACAAAGTAAAAGAGGAAAAGCAAATAGCAGCTGCTAAGTTCCCTATTGTGCAGCCACAACCAAACATGCCTTCCTCACATAAAAGAAATGCTAAATCAAAGGTATGCCTCATTCTTGCAAATGTGAACACTCATAGGCTTCGATCGAGATTTTTAAAAACAGAGCAGATCTATTTGGAAAATAGACGATAA
- the LOC107798925 gene encoding RPM1-interacting protein 4-like isoform X2 — MAGSHVPKFGNWDGDNVPYTTYFENARKGKGGKMINPNDPEENPEAFAYRGYEDASINVSPVKTHLVETPQYNYGHCRNLSGVEDKSISGYSVNQPTVSRRTSDAKKNKNDRGNIFVPPSPNRLKNSRNSSDDLSYYSSASVPKFGAWDEKDPKSGEGFTVIFNKVKEEKQIAAAKFPIVQPQPNMPSSHKRNAKSKVCLILANVNTHRLRSRFLKTEQIYLENRR; from the exons ATGGCT GGATCACATGTTCCTAAGTTCGGAAACTGGGATGGTGACAATGTGCCATACACAACGTATTTTGAGAATGCGCGCAAAGGAAAAGGCGGTAAGATGATAAATCCAAATGATCCTGAGGAGAATCCAGAGGCTTTTGCATATAGAGGATATGAAGATGCTAGTATTAATGTTTCTCCTGTGAAAACTCATTTAGTCGAAACGCCTCAGTACAATTATGGTCATTGCAGAAATCTTTCTGGTGTTGAAGATAAGAGTATTTCTGGTTATTCAGTTAACCAGCCAACTGTTAGTCGCAGAACATCTGATGCTAAGAAGAACAAGAATGATCGCGGCAATATATTCGTTCCACCTAGTCCAAATAGACTGAAAAATAGTAGAAATTCATCTGATGATCTT TCTTATTATTCATCGGCATCAGTACCAAAATTTGGGGCATGGGATGAGAAAGATCCCAAATCTGGAGAAGGATTTACAGTAATTTTCAACAAAGTAAAAGAGGAAAAGCAAATAGCAGCTGCTAAGTTCCCTATTGTGCAGCCACAACCAAACATGCCTTCCTCACATAAAAGAAATGCTAAATCAAAGGTATGCCTCATTCTTGCAAATGTGAACACTCATAGGCTTCGATCGAGATTTTTAAAAACAGAGCAGATCTATTTGGAAAATAGACGATAA